A segment of the Odoribacter splanchnicus DSM 20712 genome:
TACTGATAACGATAGGGCTTGCCTGGATGATAAAATATAAAAATACCGGAAAATCTGAGCAGCCTGTCTCGATGGGTGAAACTATTCGTCCAGGTAGTTCAAAAGCGCAGTTGGTCTTACCGGATGGACGTCGCGTGGATTTAGAAGTGGATAGGGGATGCCAGCAATTGAAAGGCGAGAATTTTGTAAATGATGGAAAACAACTGGTTTATCATGAACAGGAAAACGGTAAAAGGATACAATGGCATACTTTGTCGGTACCCCGTGGAGGAGAATACAAATTGGTTTTGGCCGACGGTACCCGGGTGTGGTTGAATGCTGCATCGGAATTGATGTATCCGGACCATTTTTCAGCAGATCAGCGGAAAGTGGTGTTAAAGGGGGAAGCTTACTTCGAAGTGACGAAAGATGTGAAGCGACCTTTTTCAGTCGTTTTGGGGGATATGGAAGTAAAGGTGCTGGGTACTTCGTTTAATGTGTCGGCTTACCCCGGCGTTAAGCGTCAGACGACTTTGATAGAAGGGCAGGTGGCTGTCAATTGGCATCGGCAGCAGGTTGTCATCAGGCCCGGCCAACAGGCCGCCGAAACGGATGAAGGACTGCGGGTGGCTTCTGTGAATGTCATGAATTATGTCGGTTGGAAGGAGCACCGTTTTGTATATGAAAATAAATTATTAGGGGAGGTATTGGAAGACCTGGAACGCTGGTATGATGTCGAAGTGTTCGTCATGCACGATGAAATCCGGAATTTACATTTGACAGCTAATTTGCCGAGATACGAAAATATGAATAAGGTGTTGGAAATCATTGAATATGCGGCTTGTGTGAAATTTGAAGTAAAAGGCCGGACGGTTGTGGTGAGACGGGATTGACTCAAGAAAAACAGGAAAGCGCGCTAACACTTTCCTGTCGATAATAAATAACGCCCTTTTGGCGAAGGGTCATTATTCACTTAATTAAAACACGACAAATCTATGAAAAAAAATCAAGAATCCGATGTCGGAAAAGCTTCCGGTGTAGTTTGGAAAATGTGGTTGACTATGAAATTGCTGTTTTGTTTCCTTCTGATAGGATTTTCTACTGTCTATGGCAATGCTTTTTCACAAGTAAAAATCAGTATTTCGGTAAACGAGGTTTCCTTGCAGGAAGTGTTTGAAAAACTGACTGAACAGACGGGGTATCATTTTGTGTACAGTAATGAAATGTTACAACGGACCGGAAAGGTAAGTGTAGATATGCAAGATTGTGATCTTGGACAGATTATGGCTGTATGCCTGAAAAATACAGGTTTATGGTATCGGTTGGAAGACAATATCATTGTGATTTCTCCGAAATTCAGGCAACCTGATGTTCCTCAGAAAAAAATCACCCTTACCGGGAATGTAAAAGACAAAGAGGGACGTCCGTTGCCGGGAGTAACCATTCTGCTGAAAGGTTCTGCCGTGGGAGTGGTGAGTGATGTGGATGGAAATTTCACTCTGACAGTGCCGGAGGAATCGGGACTGACGCTTGTATTTTCGTTTGTGGGGATGAAAACGCAAGAAGTAGTCTTAAGCGGTCAGCAAGTGTTACATATTGTCATGCTGGAAGATGTGTCTCAAATGGAAGAAGTTATCGTTACCGGTTACCAGGAAGTCAAGAAAGAGAAAATGACCGGGGCGGTAACCACCATCTCCTCCGAAAAACTTAGTGACCGTTACACTCCGAATCTTATCCAGAATCTTGAGGCTCGCGTTGCCGGTCTGTCGACCTACGGCGGCAAACCGATTATCCGCGGAACGGGTACGCTCTATGGCGAATCGGCTCCGTTGCTCGTTGTGGACGGTCTTCCGGTCGAAGGCTCTATCGAAGACCTCAATCCCTATGACATCGCTTCGGTGAACGTTCTGAAAGACGCTGCAGCGTCGGCTATCTACGGTGCGCGCGCCGCAAACGGAATCATTGTTGTAACAACCAAGAATGCCCGTAACAAAGGCAAGATCGACATTGACTTCCAGGCAAACATAACCTTGTATGAAAACAAGAATGTCGATTATCATGATAACTTCCTGATGAACGCCGAAGAACAGGTGGAACGCGCCAGCGAATACTATGACTATTATTTCAACCGCAAGTATGCCGACGATCCGAGTATGACCCGGGACAAAGTCATAGAGAATTTCGGAAAGAACATTACCGACGGCGCTCAGATAAACCCCGTGGCCTATGCCTGGTATCAGCACGCGGCGGGCAATATCGGTCGCTCCGAACTCGACAACATTCTCGCTGATTTGTCGAAAAACAACTTCGCACAGGATTTCGCCGACAACATCTATCGTCGCCAGGTCATGCAGCAGTATAACCTCTCGCTCCGTGGTAGTTCCGACAAGTTCCGCAACAACTTAGTGATAAACTATCGCACTGACAACATGGGCATCATAGAGCATAAGAGCAACTGGCTCAACGTTTACTACAAAGGTAGTTGCGACCTTGCAAAATGGCTCGTGGCCACATTCTCGGTAAACGGCGTATACGCCAATATAAAGCAGTATGGCAACGATTACAACGTTAATCTCGACCCGTTCTCCTATGCCCAGTATCAGTCGTTCTATAATGCCGACGGCTCCGTTAAGAAACTCTATTCATGGTACTGCGGCAATGAATACATGCCCCTTCAGGAAGGCATGGAAGATCTCGGATTCAACCTCGTTGACGAGCTTAGGGATAACCAGACAAAGACGCGCCGTCAGGAAATGCGCTACCATGGCGATCTTCTCTTTAAGATTATCCCCGGACTTACGGCTCAGACCCAGTTCGTATATGAAGTCAACTCTCAGAACGTCCAGCAACATGCGACACAGGAGAGTCACGCCGCACGCACAATCAAGAATGCGTACGCCAAAATGGATACAGAGAGCCACAAGCTCGTTTATATGACTCCCGAAACCGGTGGATTTCTTCAGACTACTCATACCAGCGGAAACTTTTGGACTGCCCGTGGCCAGCTGAACTACACCAACACTTTCGGCAAGCACGAGATTTCGGCTATCGCTGGTCTGGAATTCCGGGAGACGAAAACCAGTGGTGACAAATCGCTTGTTCTCGGATATGACGAACAGCTTCAAAGCAGTGCTACCCATACTGTTGATTTCGGAACTTTATCGCAGATGAGCAATTCGCCTTACTTTCAAATGAACGGCTCTCCTTTCCCGTGCAACCAGTTCGCGTTCACACCCTATCTTGAAAACGGAATGGGAATCGTGAAAGAAGTTCGCCATCGCTATGGTTCGGGTTATTTCAACGCAACCTACACCTATGATAACAAATATAACATTTTCGGTTCGTTTCGAAAAGACTATGCCGACATCTACGGTCTCGACGCCAAGTTCCGTGGCAGACCCCTGTGGTCGGTAGGTATAGGCTGGAACGCCCACAACGAGAGTTTCCTCCGCGACCTGTCCTGGATGGATTTCCTGAAACTCCGTTTCTCCTACGGTGTTACCGGTAATATCTATCAAGGTGCTACCTCTCACATGACGGCATCGTCGGGTGACATAAATTCAACGACCAATCTGCCTGTCGCCTCCATTTCATCGCCCGCCAATCCTGACTTGCGCTGGGAGCAGAACCGGACGGCCAACGTCGGTCTCGACTACGGTTTTATGAGCTATCGTTTGCGTGGATCGCTCGACTATTACGTGAAGACCGGTAAGGATATTTTTGCCCCGATCACTCTTGACCCGACAACCGGTTTCTCATCGATGGTTGCCAACGTGGCCTCAATCCGGAACAATGGTATTGAGCTTGCCATCGGCTATGACTGGTTTGTTCCCGGAAACCGCCGTGGATTCAGCTGGACAACCAACCTCACCGTAACCTACAATAAGAACAAGGTTCTCGAAGTGGAGAATCCTGCCACTCGCGCCTATGATCTCGTCAGCTTACCTTATAAGACCGGTTATCCCGTAAATGCGCTATGGGCTTATCGTTTCGCTGGGATCGATGACCGGCCGGGTCTGGTGGGCCAGTCGATGTATTACGTTGAGAATGGCAACACATCGCACAACGCAAGTAGTGCTAGCGTCGACGTTCTTGAATTCGGTGGTCAGTCCGATCCGAAAGCGATCGTCGGAATGGATAATCAGCTGCGCTGGAATGGCTTGAGTCTCGGATTTCTCCTTGTCTACTACGGTGGCCACAAAATGTTCGCCCAGCCCAAATCGGAAGTGTTCGAATCGTCATGGGACAGTCCGCTGAACATTGTCTATCTCAATTCCTGGACTCCCGAAAACCATTCCGATGTTCCGGGTATCGGCGAATATGCCTCTACGTCACTGGGCAGTGAATGTCGTACGGCGACAAACTGTCTCTATGACGCTGATTTCCTGAAAATCCGTAATATAACTATCGGTTATGATCTTCCTGAGCACCTAACGGAAAAAGTCGGTATCAGTAAGATTTCACTCCGTTTTCAGATCAACGACCCGAAAGCCCTCTGGATTAAGAACAACGCCGGAATCGACCCCGAGACACTCGGAATCCGTAAACAGGCATCGTATATGTTCGGCGTGAACCTGAGTCTCTAACATTTAGTAATATTTAATTTTGACATGACAATGAAAACAAGATATATCGTAGGTCTTTTTCTGGTGGGAGCTTCGGTGCTTAGTTCCTGTTCCGATTTCACAGAAATCGACCAGAAAGGAATAAACCTTCTCTCCACCACTGACCAGCTCGAGATGCTTCTCAACCAGGAGTATAATATCAGAATTGCCGATATTCAGCGTGTATGCGGTTCGGTACAGTATTATCCCGGCAACGTAGGGACTGTTCTTGCCAATCCGGTTAAGACAACAACCCAGATCCTTCTGAAATACGACGAGGCGGGGCATGCTTTGGAACAGGTAGACCTGACTTCGAGCGACAGTTATTATGCAAATTGCTACAACTATATCGGAACAGTTGCCAATCCTATTCTGAGTCTTGTGGATGCCGCGACAGGTTCCGAAGAAAAGAAAACGGCACTAAAAGCCGAAGCTCTGACGATCCGCGCCTATTTCCACTGGCTCGCTGCCGTGAAGTTTACCAAAGCCTATGATCCGGCTACGGCTGACTCCGAGAAATCTATCGCATATGTTCTGGAAACACAGGATATCAAACAACCTACCGAACAGCTTACTCAGAAAGAGGTCTACGAATACATTCTCGCTGACCTCGATGCTGCGATCGAGCTGAACGCGCTTCCGCAGTCGGCAGTAAACCGAATGCGCTTCAACGCCGCATGTCCGCATGCGATCAAAGCTCATGTGCTGATGTATATGCAGCAGCCCGGCGAAGCTGCAAAAGAGGCACAGAAAGCGCTTGCGGTTAACAGCTCGGTATCAGACTATGCCCACTACTGCACCGAGGCACCGAGCAGTGCGGGAATTCTGGTAAAAACATTCGAGACGCCCCAACTGGCACTTGCCCAAGACTATTTTACTGATACCGATGTCGAATTTTTCTCGTGGCTTACACCGCGCTACTACGAACGTTATGAACAGAAGAACATTCAGAAAGACTGGTTTGCCACCTATCACACCATGATGTGGATGGGTAGCTGGGAGACGACCTCTCAGGTGGTAAAGGGGGCGTTGGAAAGTATGTTTGGGGTTACCGAAGGTTCCATGAGCTACGGAGTACAAGGAAATGGCCGCGTCGGACGAATAAATCTGAGCGTGCCGCAGATGTATCTGATTCTCGCCGAGAATGCCATCAACAACAACCTGATCGACGACGCAATGGACTATCTCGACAAAATCCGTGTGGGCCGCTTCTTTCCGGAAGACTATCATGCGCTGAAAGGCTCGGTAACAACAAAAAACGATGCCATAGAGATGCTCAGAAAAGTTGCCCATGGCGAGAATGTATTTAACATCTACGACTTCATTACTCTTAAACGCTGGACACTGCTCAGTGATTACAAAGAGGATATCAGCTGGACATTCTCGGGTACGACTTACACGTTGAAACCGGAATCAACCATCTGGGTGTTCCCGTTTCCGAAGAGTCTGATGGAAAAGAACGGTAATTTCGAACACAATTATCCGGTTACCCAAAACTAATGATTGATCGACCGGTTCGGATCTATAGGACCCACAATCGTGTCTAACAGAATATTGGACAAGCCGGACTTATCCGGTTTGTCCGAAAAATCAATTAAATCAAATGAAAGCACAAAAAATCATTTTTCTTGCAGGTGTAACCGCCATGTTCTGTGCCTGCAACACAAAGCCGGTTGGCTATTTCTGCGTAAGCGGCAAAATTTCCGATGCCGACGGTCGGGAAATCTATCTTTACAGAACTTCAAACAACCGTTCGGCTGCAACGGTCGACACAGCTGTGATCGAGAACGGACGTTTTATTTTCGAAGGCATTCAGGAAACTCCAATCGGGGCGACCCTTATGATGGGCGACCCACGGAACGGGAAGAACAAAACTCGTGTGGGGCTTTTTGTGGAACCGGGTGAAATCGTCGTTTCAGGGCTTATGGGCTCGGATTTCTCTCATGCTGCCATAGCCGGTTCGCTGTCGACCGACCAGCAAAAAGCATATGAAAGCTTGCTCCAACCGTTCACAGAACAGATAACTCGTCTGCATGAGTCGATAAAAGTCGACCCGGACAATGCTGCCCTGCGTGATTCGCTCGAAACCCTCCGGGAAAGTATGCAGCAAACGAGCATTGACTTTATTCGTAACAATGGCAAGTCGTTCGTTGCTCCTTGGGTTCTTGTACAGATTCAGGGAAACCTTGACTACTCGACGATGAAAGAACTCTATGACGCTCTTGCTCCCGAGGTTCAGCCCGAAGCTGCCGGGACTAAAAAAGAAATCGATGCCTTCGAAGCCGTGCTGCCGGGGAAACCGGCTCCCGACCTGATAAATAGAAATCCTGAAGGCAAGGAAATAAAGCTGAGTGATCTGAAAGGCAAGGTTGTTCTGGTTGATTTCTGGGCCACCTGGTGCGGACCATGCGTTGCCTCGCTTCCCCACATTCAGGAACTCTACAACAAATACCATGACAAAGGATTTGAAGTTTTCTGTGTGGCCGATAACGATTCTTCTGAAGACGAATGGAAAAACTTCATCGCTGGGAGCAAAGTAGGCATGCAGAACTATCACCACATTTTGCGCGGACTTAAAACGCTCACGGATGAGAACGGCGAATTCGTTGGTTTCGACAGATCGAACGACCAAAGTGACAAGTATGCTGTCCACTATTTACCTACGAAATATCTGATCGCTGCCGATGGAACAATCATTGGTAAGATCGGGAACGACGAGCAGCTTGATTTAACCCTTGCCGAAATTTTTGCAGAATAATTTAATATTCCGACCGGTCGGAAAAATTTTTAATCCAATAAAATCAAATGTAATGAAAAAACTTTTTTCACTGATTCTCGTCGGCATGCTGGCCGTTTCGGGATTGTCGGCAAAAGTAAAACTGAGCGTTCTTTACGTTGGCGGCACAGCCAATATGGATCCCATACTCATGTCCCCTGGATCTGTCGATTCCGTAGCACTTGCGGCTTCGGTCAAAGAGCGTATGGCTCACTTTACCAAATTCCTTAAAAAGAACTTCACTAATGTGAAATCGATAGAAGGGAAGGACTACACTCCGGAAATGTCGGCCGCCTATGACGTTACGGTTTTCGATGGCAGGCCTGTTCCCTTCATGAAAGGCGACCGCATGAGAGGCGAGCGCGACAGCTATCTGCCCGAATCGTTCGACTGCGCCGCAGTCATGATCGGTCATATGAGCGAGGAGCTTGGCCGCAGTCTCGGAAATAAAAACGACTGGTATTGTCTTTGTCTCGATAACTATGCTCTCGGCATGAAGAACGAGCACCCGGTTTTCAACGGTCCGTTCAAAGTGGACATGACAACAGAGATGCGCCCTACAGCCGCTCCTGCTCTTGAAGTTGCCGAAATGATGGGCGAATCGCTTCCGAAAGAAATGCCTATGCTGCTCATGCATCCCAACTGGACGGAAGAAGAGAATGCTTCAGGCAACTGCCGCATCGGCATGGTAAGCCGTCCCGGCGGTTATCTCGACTCTCCCGATACGGAAGTAATCTCGGGCGGTCTTTGTGGAAAGAGTATCGATGCCGTTGCCATCGGTCGCCACGGGAATCTGTTTCACTTCGGTTTTGCCGCCGATCCCGAGCGCCTCACTCCCGCCGGACGGGCGATTCTGCTCAATTCCATTGTTTATGCGTCGGAGTTCAACGGACAGAAACTCATTGCGCGCAAAATGAACGAAGGAATCGTCACACGCGATCATCTGCCGATGACAAAATGGGCTTGTACACGTAAGGCGAACGACTATATCAACGAAACAAATCTGACGTTCCGCCAAATGATAGATAGTGTTCATGCTGTTGCCGTAGAGAAAAAAAACAAAGGTGAGGAGCTCTCGAGATTTGAAGCCATATATCTTGATATGCCGCAGATGCCTCCGGTCGTAAAGAAATCTTTCGGACAATATCTGAAGGAGCGTAATCCGAAACTCTATGAAGTATTCGGAACCGACGAAGCTGCCTATGCGGACTATTACGAGAAAAACGCTCCATATATGCGCCCCGACTTGCGCGGTTACGAACTTGTCATAGATCCGGAAGTGCAGGCGCTCGGAATTCCCAATAACGATATCCGTTTGCTCGACAAAGCGATCGAACTGATGGAACAAGGTAATCCCGACGGCAAGACTATCCTTGAACGTTACACTCTCAAGCGTTTCGCGACCCCTGCCGAGTGGCGTAACTGGCTTAACATCCATCGCCCGAGAATGTTCTTTACCGAAGCTGGTGGTTATCT
Coding sequences within it:
- a CDS encoding FecR family protein, with amino-acid sequence MTSKKYTPQEIARLILLCWHGEADKQQMTELEEWLEESADNRSFYESLGARSYQGTEWQEYMKYDSRKDWKRVKVAMKRRKRVPFRYLLPYAALVLITIGLAWMIKYKNTGKSEQPVSMGETIRPGSSKAQLVLPDGRRVDLEVDRGCQQLKGENFVNDGKQLVYHEQENGKRIQWHTLSVPRGGEYKLVLADGTRVWLNAASELMYPDHFSADQRKVVLKGEAYFEVTKDVKRPFSVVLGDMEVKVLGTSFNVSAYPGVKRQTTLIEGQVAVNWHRQQVVIRPGQQAAETDEGLRVASVNVMNYVGWKEHRFVYENKLLGEVLEDLERWYDVEVFVMHDEIRNLHLTANLPRYENMNKVLEIIEYAACVKFEVKGRTVVVRRD
- a CDS encoding RagB/SusD family nutrient uptake outer membrane protein, which produces MKTRYIVGLFLVGASVLSSCSDFTEIDQKGINLLSTTDQLEMLLNQEYNIRIADIQRVCGSVQYYPGNVGTVLANPVKTTTQILLKYDEAGHALEQVDLTSSDSYYANCYNYIGTVANPILSLVDAATGSEEKKTALKAEALTIRAYFHWLAAVKFTKAYDPATADSEKSIAYVLETQDIKQPTEQLTQKEVYEYILADLDAAIELNALPQSAVNRMRFNAACPHAIKAHVLMYMQQPGEAAKEAQKALAVNSSVSDYAHYCTEAPSSAGILVKTFETPQLALAQDYFTDTDVEFFSWLTPRYYERYEQKNIQKDWFATYHTMMWMGSWETTSQVVKGALESMFGVTEGSMSYGVQGNGRVGRINLSVPQMYLILAENAINNNLIDDAMDYLDKIRVGRFFPEDYHALKGSVTTKNDAIEMLRKVAHGENVFNIYDFITLKRWTLLSDYKEDISWTFSGTTYTLKPESTIWVFPFPKSLMEKNGNFEHNYPVTQN
- a CDS encoding protein-disulfide reductase DsbD domain-containing protein gives rise to the protein MKKLFSLILVGMLAVSGLSAKVKLSVLYVGGTANMDPILMSPGSVDSVALAASVKERMAHFTKFLKKNFTNVKSIEGKDYTPEMSAAYDVTVFDGRPVPFMKGDRMRGERDSYLPESFDCAAVMIGHMSEELGRSLGNKNDWYCLCLDNYALGMKNEHPVFNGPFKVDMTTEMRPTAAPALEVAEMMGESLPKEMPMLLMHPNWTEEENASGNCRIGMVSRPGGYLDSPDTEVISGGLCGKSIDAVAIGRHGNLFHFGFAADPERLTPAGRAILLNSIVYASEFNGQKLIARKMNEGIVTRDHLPMTKWACTRKANDYINETNLTFRQMIDSVHAVAVEKKNKGEELSRFEAIYLDMPQMPPVVKKSFGQYLKERNPKLYEVFGTDEAAYADYYEKNAPYMRPDLRGYELVIDPEVQALGIPNNDIRLLDKAIELMEQGNPDGKTILERYTLKRFATPAEWRNWLNIHRPRMFFTEAGGYLWLVNEKDANDYSVLAAEAVSAQAVAPVPVNNDNLTTDKDNPVVLTARIDTRADGKKEYVLTMKIHPGYHTYARLDPADPYILTTIEMEYPAGVEADGDMIMPPFQPTSNATSYYVDTVEFRQPLKGNGKGEIGAKIRYQACDHSECKLPVTTTVKVTL
- a CDS encoding SusC/RagA family TonB-linked outer membrane protein, which produces MKKNQESDVGKASGVVWKMWLTMKLLFCFLLIGFSTVYGNAFSQVKISISVNEVSLQEVFEKLTEQTGYHFVYSNEMLQRTGKVSVDMQDCDLGQIMAVCLKNTGLWYRLEDNIIVISPKFRQPDVPQKKITLTGNVKDKEGRPLPGVTILLKGSAVGVVSDVDGNFTLTVPEESGLTLVFSFVGMKTQEVVLSGQQVLHIVMLEDVSQMEEVIVTGYQEVKKEKMTGAVTTISSEKLSDRYTPNLIQNLEARVAGLSTYGGKPIIRGTGTLYGESAPLLVVDGLPVEGSIEDLNPYDIASVNVLKDAAASAIYGARAANGIIVVTTKNARNKGKIDIDFQANITLYENKNVDYHDNFLMNAEEQVERASEYYDYYFNRKYADDPSMTRDKVIENFGKNITDGAQINPVAYAWYQHAAGNIGRSELDNILADLSKNNFAQDFADNIYRRQVMQQYNLSLRGSSDKFRNNLVINYRTDNMGIIEHKSNWLNVYYKGSCDLAKWLVATFSVNGVYANIKQYGNDYNVNLDPFSYAQYQSFYNADGSVKKLYSWYCGNEYMPLQEGMEDLGFNLVDELRDNQTKTRRQEMRYHGDLLFKIIPGLTAQTQFVYEVNSQNVQQHATQESHAARTIKNAYAKMDTESHKLVYMTPETGGFLQTTHTSGNFWTARGQLNYTNTFGKHEISAIAGLEFRETKTSGDKSLVLGYDEQLQSSATHTVDFGTLSQMSNSPYFQMNGSPFPCNQFAFTPYLENGMGIVKEVRHRYGSGYFNATYTYDNKYNIFGSFRKDYADIYGLDAKFRGRPLWSVGIGWNAHNESFLRDLSWMDFLKLRFSYGVTGNIYQGATSHMTASSGDINSTTNLPVASISSPANPDLRWEQNRTANVGLDYGFMSYRLRGSLDYYVKTGKDIFAPITLDPTTGFSSMVANVASIRNNGIELAIGYDWFVPGNRRGFSWTTNLTVTYNKNKVLEVENPATRAYDLVSLPYKTGYPVNALWAYRFAGIDDRPGLVGQSMYYVENGNTSHNASSASVDVLEFGGQSDPKAIVGMDNQLRWNGLSLGFLLVYYGGHKMFAQPKSEVFESSWDSPLNIVYLNSWTPENHSDVPGIGEYASTSLGSECRTATNCLYDADFLKIRNITIGYDLPEHLTEKVGISKISLRFQINDPKALWIKNNAGIDPETLGIRKQASYMFGVNLSL
- a CDS encoding TlpA disulfide reductase family protein, with translation MKAQKIIFLAGVTAMFCACNTKPVGYFCVSGKISDADGREIYLYRTSNNRSAATVDTAVIENGRFIFEGIQETPIGATLMMGDPRNGKNKTRVGLFVEPGEIVVSGLMGSDFSHAAIAGSLSTDQQKAYESLLQPFTEQITRLHESIKVDPDNAALRDSLETLRESMQQTSIDFIRNNGKSFVAPWVLVQIQGNLDYSTMKELYDALAPEVQPEAAGTKKEIDAFEAVLPGKPAPDLINRNPEGKEIKLSDLKGKVVLVDFWATWCGPCVASLPHIQELYNKYHDKGFEVFCVADNDSSEDEWKNFIAGSKVGMQNYHHILRGLKTLTDENGEFVGFDRSNDQSDKYAVHYLPTKYLIAADGTIIGKIGNDEQLDLTLAEIFAE